The nucleotide window catgCTTATATATTGGCTTATACATGATCCAATATAGATGAAATCATAACAAGAAAAGGTGTtatgagaaagaaaaagaaaaaaacatataagTAAGAGTTTCAGTCACAAAGAAATGACTCTTCCTGTATGTTCTGTAAAATAAacgatagagaaagagagagagagagaaagctgaggGTGTGATCTGGATCTCAGCGGTAGAACAGGAGCACAGCAGCTTCAGTGATCTCTTTGGAGGCACTCCACCCGGCATGTGTCCCGTAACCGTCCCAGTCAAAAGATGGGAAATCTCCACACTGTCTAGGTGCAGCTTCTGGGAAATGGCCTCCTCCTCCGATACAGTACTGCAACACATTAGGACAGATATTCCCAAACTGACTGTCCACCTCTGAACAGTGAGTATGAAGCAGAGTGAGGAATACATGACTGCATGAACTCAAATACATGAGCCTGATAACTCACGTGCTCCGTGTTGCAGCCCGTCGGTCTGAGTCCAGAGCAGATGGCCATGGCTGCCCTCTCATGGTTAAACACTCTGAAAGCGATGAAGCCGGCCTCAGACTCTCCTGAAAGGATTAAAGACAAATAACAGTGAGTATGAAGTCATTTTGAGGTGATCTGACCAAGTTCAGAAAGAGTGCTGGAGGAAAACATCCAGATTTACAGTTGCTACTTTAGATCTGTTGAGTTCAAGATGCCTTaattgatcactgaccccagaatCAGTTGTGCTTCTTTGGTATACAAtaggagatgctaagctaacattGCTAAAGACACTGAACTGATGATCAGCAACTGTTGTCTCTGTAAACACACTCCAATGCATAAACATATTAGCAAAACGTTTACCAAACTAATGAGGCCCATGTCATGCCttggctgattggctgaatctgggctcagtgatcaatcatgccAATTCAATTTTTCACTAAACGGTTCCTTTAAAATTCCAGAATTAAATTCCTAGCAGTCAAAGATGACATACCTCTTGGGTGGGGACCATAAAGGTTCTTTGTAGAGGCTTCATTTCCCAAATCGTACACCACTGGAGCAGTCGGTCCGTTATTAGTACGGCAAACTCCAATTCCATGCCTTACTGGAAATTTCTAATGGGAAGATGATAAAGAATAAACGAGCTTGAAATTCATTGTGAAGAGCATCAAGTGGGATGCAGTACCACActgtcactatagtacagttgcAGCTCTTTAATTgtgttagattgagatacagtaccatactttcactacagtacagtttcagctctttaactgagttagattgagatacagtaccatactttcactatagtacagtttcagctctttaactgagttagattgagatacagtaccatactttcactatagtacagtttcagctctttaactgagttagattgagatacagtaccatactttcactatagtacagtttcagctctttaattgagttagattgggatacagtaccatactttcactatagtacagtttcagctctttaattgagttagattgggatacagtaccacactgtcactatagtacagtttcagctctttaattgagttagattggaatacagtaccatactttcactatagtacagtttcagctctttaactgagttagattgagatacagtaccatactttcactacagtacagtttcagctcttttaattgggttagattgagatacagtaccatactttcactatagtacagtttcagctctttaattgagttagattgggatacagtaccacactgtcactatagtacagtttcagctctttaattgagttagattgagatacagtaccatactttcactacagtacagtttcagctctttaactgagttagattgagatacagtaccatactttcactacagtacagtttcagctcttttaattgggttagattgagatacagtaccatactttcactatagtacagtttcagctcttttaattgagttagattgggatacagtaccattccttcactatagtacagtttcagctatttgagttagattgagatacagtaccatactttcactatagtacagtttcagctctttaattgagttagagtGGGATACAATACCAttctttcactatagtacagtttcagctctttaattgagttagattgggatacggtaccatactttcactatagtacagtttcagctctttaattgagttagattgggatacagtaccatactttcactatagtacagtttcagctctttaattgagttagattggaatacagtaccatactttcactatagtacagtttcagctctttaattgagttagattggggtacagtaccatactttcaatATAGTACAGTTTcggctctttaattgagttagattgggatacagtaccattctttcactatagtacagtttcagccctttaattgagttagattggggtacagtaccatactttcactatagtacagtttcagctctttgagttagattgggatacagtaccatactttcactatagtacagtttcagctcttttatttgagttaaagtgggatacagtaccatactttcactatagtacagtttcagctcttttatttgagttaaagtgggatacagtaccatactttcactatagtacagtttcatgTCTTTATTTGAGTTAGagtgggatacagtaccatactttcactatagtacagtttcagctctttatttcAGTTAGagtgggatacagtaccatactttcactatagtacagtttcagctctttaattgagttagattggggtacagtaccatactttcactatagtacagtttcagctctttaattgagttagattgggatacagtaccatactttcactatagtacagtttcagctctttaattgagttagataggcatacagtaccatactttcactatagtacagtttcagctcttttatttgagttaaagtgggatacagtaccatactttcactatagtatagtttcagctctttaattgagttagattgagatacagtaccatactttcactatagtacagtttcagctctttaattgagttagattgggatacagtaccatactttcactatagtacagcttcagctcttttaattaaaATCATTATATTGTTTACCTTGAATAAGTTATAAAGGTTTCCTCCATGGGAGCTGAGGAAGCGATTCTCAGTGTGGTAGCGTAAGATGGAAGCAGAGGTCCATTTTTGCAGCTGGGCGTTATTGGGAACATGCCACACAGACATGTCCTGAGCCTCAATGTCGTAATACCCCGGATTCTGTGAGAAGTAAGAGGGATGGACTGTGGTCATGGTGAGGCAACAGTTCCAAGTAACATCCTTATTCAATCTTGTCCAAAGAATGCTAAAACAACCAGCACTCCCCTCCCAGTGTACACCCACTGCATATGTCTTTTGGAGAAAACAAGTAGTGCATCTCCCTGTACCTTGTAGTCGTCACTGGTAGCACCTTCTGCATTTCCAAATGTAGCCATGTTAGCCCAGTTTCCTTCTCCTTCAGGTAAGTTAGGGTTATCACCTTGCTGGCTAGACCAGCGATCACCTACAGTGCATTTCCCATACATGTTGTTCTCATGCACACTGGCCACCAGCGTCCAGCCACCTCCAGCAGTGGTCATATCACAGAAGGTCTGGTAGACCACCCCAGTCTCAGTTGTCAGATAGTACAGgccatctggaaaaaaaaatgtgttttcttgATTGAACATGTTGATTGGATTAAATTTATAAAAGAATATGTACAAAAGAATATGTGTACAGTAAAGAGCTCCTATTCAAGTTGTGTTATTATACAGATTATAATTATGTTTATAATATTAGGCCAATAGGTGAAACATATTTTAACCcacaacctaatcctaaccttaacctcagcccacaacctaacccagccttacccataaccttcagatgctgctccatcactgaTCTGATGTGAATGTGACCTGATAGAAATTGGTGGTATAGTGTCCATCTCATAAAATaccaaatataaatgtaaacatttcggAGCTCACCTTTATTGGTTTTATACTTTTCCATAAGTTCTTTGCAGCTCCGGGGGCTGAAAAAACCCATGTCTGCATGAAGggaaacattaaatattataaacgTATTAGTAAGTGCTGGTTTAGAACTGAAAATCAGTATAAAGATCACTGAAGACTGACATAAAACCAATCAATAAATCAGTAACAGGAGTGTCATCCTACCTCTATCAGACTGAGAGAGTTCCATGCAGGACAAAATCCCCAGCCAAAGAATCCAGTTCATCATCTGTTAGAAAAGCATTCAa belongs to Salminus brasiliensis chromosome 24, fSalBra1.hap2, whole genome shotgun sequence and includes:
- the LOC140546468 gene encoding intelectin-like encodes the protein MMNWILWLGILSCMELSQSDRDMGFFSPRSCKELMEKYKTNKDGLYYLTTETGVVYQTFCDMTTAGGGWTLVASVHENNMYGKCTVGDRWSSQQGDNPNLPEGEGNWANMATFGNAEGATSDDYKNPGYYDIEAQDMSVWHVPNNAQLQKWTSASILRYHTENRFLSSHGGNLYNLFKKFPVRHGIGVCRTNNGPTAPVVYDLGNEASTKNLYGPHPRGESEAGFIAFRVFNHERAAMAICSGLRPTGCNTEHYCIGGGGHFPEAAPRQCGDFPSFDWDGYGTHAGWSASKEITEAAVLLFYR